From a single Raphanus sativus cultivar WK10039 chromosome 3, ASM80110v3, whole genome shotgun sequence genomic region:
- the LOC108846837 gene encoding inactive TPR repeat-containing thioredoxin TTL3-like, whose product MAESRVKKKWRCGLLGLVGRCGLRSKKSTATNGGSNKSTMSSSNASTACINTPNIQFTKSPGIELSAKKLQEHKVSPEPIQLPDQIQNPISKPSSNQNPNNQHPDNDGNQQESTNPEPVQQQARKVPREAIGLSGELESMIMDNQKAKGIKGSMVRASSGNVMLFGNLGNLKQPGTTAVGKQNQTNVQNNEERQTSDVVAPTTSVSDNQEQPGSLCREVSTRMDPETLKTMGNEDYKNGNYLEALALYDAAIAIDPKKAAYRSNKSAALAALGRILEAVFECKEAIRIEPHYHKAQHRLAYLYLRLGEVENSIYHFKHAGPEADQEDVSKAKTVQTLLNKCTEAKRLRDWNTLIKETGNIIDSGADAAPHVYALRAEAFLKSYRHQEADDALSRCPVLDVEMSTKYYGPIGYAGFLVVWAQVHMSSGRFGEAVEAIQRAKKLDGNNREVSMVLRRAQAVMEARSKGNDFFKAGRFQEASAAYGEGLDHDSRNSVLLCNRAACLSKMGQFERAVEDSSAALAVRPAYAKARLRRADCNAKLGNWESAIRDYEILRKETPEDEEVIKGLSEAQKQLMERSDHREIDQEVTN is encoded by the exons ATGGCAGAGAGTCGGGTGAAGAAAAAGTGGCGTTGTGGATTGTTGGGTCTTGTTGGTAGATGTGGCTTAAGGTCCAAGAAATCTACAGCTACGAATGGTGGTAGCAATAAAAGCACAATGAGCAGCAGCAACGCCTCCACAGCCTGCATCAACACCCCTAATATTCAGTTCACTAAATCTCCAGGTATCGAATTAAGCGCCAAAAAGCTTCAAGAACACAAAGTTTCACCTGAGCCGATCCAGTTACCGGACCAGATACAAAACCCTATTTCAAAACCCTCATCGAATCAAAACCCTAATAACCAACATCCAGACAATGACGGGAATCAACAAGAGAGTACTAATCCAGAGCCGGTCCAACAACAAGCGAGGAAGGTTCCAAGGGAAGCTATCGGTTTATCCGGTGAGCTAGAGAGTATGATCATGGACAATCAGAAAGCCAAAGGGATCAAAGGCTCTATGGTTCGAGCATCTTCAGGCAATGTGATGTTGTTTGGCAATCTTGGGAATTTGAAGCAGCCCGGCACAACAGCGGTCgggaaacaaaaccaaaccaatgtTCAAAACAATGAAGAAAGACAAACATCAGACGTTGTTGCACCAACAACATCGGTTTCAGATAACCAAGAACAGCCAGGATCTTTGTGTAGGGAGGTGTCCACACGAATGGATCCAGAAACGTTAAAGACAATGGGGAACGAAGATTACAAGAACGGGAACTATTTAGAGGCCTTAGCGTTGTATGATGCTGCCATAGCCATTGATCCGAAAAAGGCTGCGTACCGTAGCAACAAAAGCGCAGCGTTAGCAGCATTGGGGAGAATCCTCGAAGCAGTGTTTGAGTGTAAAGAAGCAATACGAATAGAACCTCATTACCATAAAGCTCAGCATCGGTTGGCTTACTTGTACCTCAG gTTAGGCGAGGTGGAGAATTCAATATATCATTTCAAGCATGCGGGTCCAGAAGCAGACCAAGAAGACGTTTCAAAGGCTAAAACTGTACAAACACTTCTCAACAAATGCACTGAAGCCAAAAGATTACGAGACTGGAACACTCTGATAAAAGAAACAGGAAACATAATAGATTCAGGAGCAGATGCAGCTCCTCATGTATATGCATTGCGAGCAGAGGCCTTTCTGAAGAGTTACAGACATCAAGAGGCAGATGATGCTTTGTCTAGATGTCCGGTTCTTGATGTGGAAATGAGCACAAAATATTACGGACCGATCGGTTACGCTGGTTTCTTGGTCGTATGGGCTCAGGTTCACATGTCTTCCGGAAG ATTCGGAGAAGCGGTCGAGGCGATTCAGCGAGCGAAGAAGCTGGACGGGAACAACAGGGAAGTGAGCATGGTTCTACGGCGTGCGCAGGCGGTTATGGAGGCGAGATCTAAAGGAAATGATTTCTTTAAAGCCGGACGGTTTCAAGAAGCTAGCGCAGCTTATGGTGAAGGGTTAGACCATGACTCGAGAAACTCAGTCTTGCTATGTAACCGAGCGGCTTGTCTGTCCAAAATGGGGCAATTTGAAAGAGCGGTAGAGGATTCCTCGGCTGCACTCGCTGTCCGTCCTGCCTATGCCAAGGCTCGACTTAGAAGAGCTGATTGTAACGCTAAG CTTGGGAATTGGGAATCAGCTATTAGAGACTACGAGATACTAAGAAAAGAGACACCTGAAGACGAGGAAGTGATCAAAGGACTGTCGGAGGCTCAGAAGCAGCTCATGGAACGCTCTGACCACCGTGAGATCGACCAGGAAGTTACTAACTGA
- the LOC108847964 gene encoding uncharacterized protein LOC108847964: protein MSTVFSEEILIDKLAKLNSTQQSIETLSYWCIFNRVKAELIVTTWEKQFHSTEMSQKVPLLYLANDILQNSKRQGNEFVQEFWNVLPKAVKDIVSQGDDHGKGVVSRLVKIWEERRVFGSSRSKNLRDVMLGEDCPLPLDVSKKRPRGSKSSKRDRDSKSSRTKVSSGGGVAEKIASAYHLVVAENSNEEAEMSKCKSAVKRIRKMEKDVEEACSTAKDNPKRESLAKELEEEEYLLRQCIEKLKSVQESRTSLVNQLKDALREQESELEYLEAQIQVAQEQTEEAQNMQKRLKDEDYAPKPTTVAPGSVSTDNNNNDTKSGQASKMTPASIAAMLTASTSSHMIMQSVLSSFAAEATKSSGLSKPESTAPVSDTNAFVPSYNNQTPATQGQYHHVIPNPAAPQPQFLNPPVMNNPYGFGNIPLMPPGLPPPPPPPHMIGNQQPQSNSAQQQQQPQQGTYQPSGIMYYGAPHHS from the exons ATGAGTACTGTATTCAGTGAAGAGATCCTCATCGATAAGCTCGCCAAGCTTAACAGCACTCAACAGTCCATCGAAA cTCTATCGTATTGGTGTATATTCAATCGGGTGAAAGCTGAGCTGATAGTGACGACATGGGAGAAACAGTTTCACAGTACGGAGATGTCTCAGAAAGTCCCTCTTTTGTATTTGGCCAATGACATTCTTCAGAACAGTAAGCGTCAGGGTAACGAGTTCGTCCAAGAGTTTTGGAATGTTCTTCCCAAGGCTGTTAAAGACATTGTTTCTCAGGGAGATGATCATGGCAAAGGCGTTGTCTCACGTTTG GTTAAGATATGGGAAGAGAGAAGAGTGTTTGGCTCCTCCCGCTCGAAGAATCTTAGAGATGTGATGCTTGGAGAAGATTGCCCTCTGCCTCTTGATGTCAGCAAAAAGAGGCCACGTGGATCCAAATCCTCTAAGCGGGACAGGGATTCTAAATCCTCCAGAACG AAAGTATCAAGTGGAGGAGGTGTGGCTGAGAAGATAGCATCAGCATATCATTTGGTTGTTGCTGAAAACTCAAACGAAGAAGCTGAGATGAGTAAATGCAAGTCTGCTGTCAAACGAATCAGGAAGATGGAGAAAGATGTTGAAGAAGCCTGCTCTACTG CCAAAGACAACCCAAAGAGAGAATCATTAGCGAAGGAGTTGGAAGAGGAAGAATACCTTTTGAGACAATGCATTGAGAAGCTTAAATCTGTTCAAGAGAGCAGGACTTCCCTTGTAAACCAGCTTAAAGACGCACTACGCGAACAg GAATCAGAACTGGAGTATCTTGAAGCTCAGATTCAG GTAGCACAAGAACAAACAGAAGAAGCTCAGAACATGCAGAAACGTCTCAAGGATGAGGATTACGCTCCAAAACCAACAACCGTCGCTCCAGGATCAGTCTCAactgacaacaacaacaacgataCAAAATCTGGCCAAGCATCAAAAATGACACCTGCTTCAATAGCAGCGATGCTCACAGCTTCCACCTCGTCACATATGATCATGCAATCTGTTCTCTCTTCGTTCGCAGCCGAAGCAACAAAGTCTTCTGGTCTATCCAAACCAGAGAGCACAGCTCCGGTTTCAGACACTAACGCGTTTGTCCCTTCTTACAACAACCAGACACCCGCCACACAAGGTCAGTACCACCATGTGATCCCTAATCCAGCAGCACCGCAACCACAGTTCTTGAATCCGCCTGTAATGAACAATCCTTACGGCTTCGGCAACATACCATTAATGCCACCTGGACTTCCGCcgcctcctccaccaccacatATGATAGGTAATCAACAGCCTCAGTCCAACTCAGctcaacagcaacaacaacctCAACAAGGTACTTACCAGCCATCAGGAATAATGTATTACGGAGCTCCACACCActcttaa
- the LOC108847965 gene encoding short-chain dehydrogenase RED1: MESGDDESPVVLITGCSQGGIGHALAREFWEKGCRVVATSRSRSTMTDLEQDPRLFVQELDVQSEQSVSKVMSNVIDKFGQIDVLVNNAGVQCVGPIAEIPMSAVENTFNTNVFGSMRMTQAVVPHMVSKKKGKIVNIGSITVMAPGPWAGVYTATKAAIHALTDTLRLELGPFGIDVINVVPGGIRTNIANSAVATFNKMPELKLFKPYEEAIRERAFISQRMKPTPAETFARDTVAVVLKKNPPAWFSSGRYSTLMAVMYHMPLWFKDFFQKKVLMKKD, translated from the exons atggaaagcGGCGACGACGAGAGCCCGGTGGTTCTGATAACGGGATGCTCGCAAGGAGGAATCGGCCACGCGCTGGCACGTGAGTTCTGGGAGAAAGGATGTCGAGTGGTGGCGACGAGCCGGTCGAGGAGTACGATGACGGATCTGGAGCAGGATCCGAGGCTGTTCGTGCAGGAGCTCGATGTGCAGTCGGAGCAGAGCGTGAGCAAAGTCATGTCGAATGTTATCGATAAGTTCGGCCAAATCGACGTTCTCGTCAACAACGCAGGTGTTCAGTGCGTCGGACCTATTGCTGAGATTCCAATGTCCGCCGTGGAGAACACCTTCAACACCAATGTTTTCG GTTCCATGAGGATGACTCAAGCCGTTGTACCTCACATGGTGTCTAAGAAGAAAGGAAAGATTGTCAACATTGGAAGTATCACTGTCATGGCACCAGGTCCATGGGCAGGTGTCTATACAGCTACCAAAGCTGCTATCCATGCTCTTACCGACACTCTCAG GTTGGAGCTAGGACCATTTGGCATTGATGTAATCAATGTTGTCCCAGGAGGGATACGAACGAACATAGCAAACTCAGCCGTAGCAACCTTCAACAAAATGCCTGAGCTGAAACTATTCAAGCCTTACGAAGAAGCTATCAGAGAGAGGGCGTTTATATCACAGAGGATGAAGCCAACTCCTGCTGAAACATTCGCTAGAGACACCGTAGCCGTAGTGCTAAAGAAGAACCCACCTGCTTGGTTCTCTTCAGGCAGATACTCAACCCTCATGGCAGTCATGTACCATATGCCCCTTTGGTTCAAAGACTTTTTCCAGAAGAAGGTTTTGATGAAAAAGGACTAA
- the LOC108847554 gene encoding probable inactive receptor kinase At5g10020, translating to MSHYPTLALLLLLLLLLLGANAVTNEELRSLLEFRKGIRDGTSNQRISWAAPNTLSDPTTCLDSWHGISCDPKTGSIVSINLDRLGLSGELKFHTLTKLPSLRNLTLSGNRFSGRVVPSLGTITSLQHLDLSDNGFYGPIPGRISNLWGLNYLNLSANKFAGGFPVGFRNLQQLRSLDLHGNEVDGDVTEILTELKNVEFVDLSSNRFYGGLALPISNVSSISNTLRHLNLSHNALNGGFFPDDSIGLFKNLEVIDLENNEINGELPRFGSQPPSLKILRLARNQLFGEVPKELLGSSIPLQELDLSRNGFTGSIREINSTTLTLLNLSSNGLSGDLPSSFKSCLVIDLSGNMFSGDVSVVGKWEATPDVLDLSSNSLSGALPNFTSAFSRLTVLNIRNNSVSGSLPSLWDDDDSGGSQFSTIDLSSNKFSGAIPRSFFAFGSLRSLNLSMNSLEGAIPFRGSGASELLALSSYPQMELLDLSTNSLTGVLSPGGIGTMEKIKVLNLANNKLSGELPSDLNKLSVLEYLDLSNNGFNGQLPDKLPSQMARFNVSYNDLSGVVPEGLRSYPRSSFYPGNSKLVLPGGTTPTDSSSGLGVREKEGHSKRSVMIAVIVASLGAALMVLFVLFAYHRTQLKHFHGRSGFTEQDTATRDAKFGRSSRPSFLNFSSNAEHQHSSSLSFSDAHLLTANSRSLSGIPEPEISEQGLPPTTSGRRSSSGGSPLSSSPRFSDQPVMLDVYSPDRLAGELFFLDVSLKLTAEELSRAPAEVLGRSSHGTLYKATLDDGHMLTVKWLRVGLVRHKKDFHKEAKKIGCLKHPNIVPLRAYYWGPREQERLLLSDYMGGESLAMHLYETTPRRYSPMSFTQRLKVAVEVAQCLLYLHDRAMPHGNLKPTNIILTSPNNTVRITDYCIHRLMSSSGVAEQILTMSALGYSAPELASASKPVPTLKSDVYAFGVILMELLTRRSAGDIISGQSGAVDLTDWVRLCDQEGRRMDCIDRDIAGGEEFSKAMDDALAVAIMCIVSVNERPNIRQVLDQLTSISP from the exons ATGAGTCATTATCCCACTCTcgctctcctcctcctcctcctcctcctactccTCGGCGCCAACGCCGTGACCAACGAAGAGCTCCGATCTCTCCTCGAGTTCCGCAAAGGCATCCGCGACGGAACCTCAAACCAGCGAATCTCATGGGCCGCTCCAAACACCCTCTCCGACCCAACAACCTGCCTCGACAGCTGGCACGGCATCTCCTGCGACCCGAAAACCGGTTCGATCGTCTCAATTAATCTCGACCGGCTCGGTTTATCCGGCGAGCTCAAATTCCACACCCTCACTAAACTCCCCTCTCTCCGCAACCTAACCCTATCCGGTAACCGCTTCTCGGGCCGGGTCGTCCCTTCCCTGGGTACAATCACTTCCCTCCAGCATTTAGATCTGTCGGATAACGGATTCTACGGACCTATCCCGGGTCGGATCTCGAATCTCTGGGGATTAAACTACCTCAACCTCTCCGCCAACAAATTCGCCGGCGGGTTTCCGGTCGGTTTCCGAAACCTCCAGCAGCTGAGATCGTTAGATTTGCACGGGAACGAGGTCGACGGAGATGTTACCGAGATTCTCACCGAGCTGAAGAACGTCGAGTTCGTTGACTTGAGCTCTAACCGCTTCTACGGCGGATTGGCTCTACCGATCTCCAACGTCTCGAGCATCTCCAACACTCTCCGCCACTTGAATCTGAGCCACAACGCGTTGAACGGAGGGTTCTTCCCCGACGATTCCATCGGTCTGTTCAAGAATCTCGAGGTTATCGATCTGGAGAACAACGAGATCAACGGCGAGCTGCCGAGGTTTGGATCGCAGCCTCCtagcttgaagatcttgaggcTCGCGCGTAACCAGCTGTTCGGTGAAGTTCCTAAAGAGTTGCTGGGGAGTTCGATTCCTTTGCAGGAGTTAGATCTCAGTAGAAATGGATTCACAG GATCAATTAGGGAAATCAATTCAACAACTTTAACTCTGTTGAATCTTTCTTCAAACGGCTTGTCTGGTGATCTTCCGTCGAGTTTTAAGAGTTGCTTAGTGATAGATTTAAGTGGGAACATGTTCTCAGGGGATGTGTCTGTTGTCGGAAAATGGGAAGCGACTCCGGATGTTCTTGATCTGAGCTCAAACAGTTTGTCCGGAGCCTTGCCTAACTTCACTTCCGCGTTTTCGAGGTTAACCGTGTTGAATATCAGGAACAACTCTGTTTCTGGTAGCTTGCCTTCTCTGtgggatgatgatgattcagggggttctcagttcTCTACGATTGATCTCAGCTCAAATAAGTTCAGCGGCGCGATTCCGCGAAGTTTCTTCGCTTTTGGGAGCTTGAGGAGTTTGAATCTTTCTATGAATAGCTTGGAAGGGGCGATTCCTTTTCGTGGTTCGGGTGCTAGTGAGCTTTTGGCGTTGAGTTCTTATCCTCAGATGGAGTTGCTTGATCTCTCGACCAATTCTTTGACGGGTGTGTTGTCACCTGGGGGTATAGGTACGATGGAGAAAATCAAGGTGCTGAATCTTGCTAATAATAAGCTGTCTGGGGAACTTCCGAGTGATCTCAACAAGCTTAGTGTTCTTGAGTATCTTGACTTGTCGAACAATGGTTTTAACGGTCAGCTTCCTGATAAGCTTCCTTCACAGATGGCGAGGTTTAATGTGTCTTATAACGACCTATCGGGCGTAGTTCCAGAAGGTTTGAGAAGCTACCCGCGTTCGTCGTTTTATCCTGGTAACTCTAAGCTGGTTCTCCCAGGTGGGACGACTCCAACGGATTCTAGTAGTGGACTGGGTGTGCGTGAGAAAGAAGGTCATTCGAAGCGTAGCGTGATGATCGCTGTTATCGTTGCTTCGCTTGGAGCTGCTCTTATGGTTCTTTTTGTCTTGTTTGCGTATCATCGAACACAGCTCAAGCACTTTCATGGGAGGAGTGGGTTTACTGAGCAGGACACCGCGACTAGGGACGCCAAGTTTGGACGCTCTTCTCGTCCCTCCTTTCTCAACTTCAGCTCAAATGCTGAACATCAGCATTCTTCATCGTTGAGCTTCTCAGACGCTCACTTGCTCACCGCTAATTCGAGGTCCTTATCCGGGATACCCGAACCTGAAATATCCGAGCAGGGTTTACCCCCCACCACATCTGGACGGAGGTCTTCTTCAGGAGGATCTCCATTATCCTCCTCACCCCGCTTTAGCGACCAGCCTGTGATGTTAGATGTTTACTCACCCGATAGGTTGGCTGGAGAACTCTTCTTTTTAGATGTTTCGCTAAAACTCACAGCAGAAGAGTTATCCCGAGCTCCTGCAGAAGTGCTTGGTAGAAGCAGTCACGGAACACTATACAAAGCAACGCTGGACGATGGGCATATGTTAACCGTGAAATGGTTGAGAGTTGGACTCGTGAGGCATAAGAAAGATTTCCACAAGGAAGCTAAAAAAATCGGCTGTTTAAAACATCCAAACATTGTCCCGTTGCGAGCATACTACTGGGGTCCGAGAGAACAAGAGAGGCTTCTCCTTTCTGATTACATGGGAGGAGAAAGCTTGGCCATGCATCTATACG AGACTACTCCTCGGAGGTATTCACCGATGTCTTTCACACAGAGACTAAAAGTTGCGGTTGAGGTGGCGCAGTGTCTTCTATACCTTCATGATAGAGCAATGCCACACGGGAACTTAAAGCCAACAAACATAATCCTCACAAGTCCCAACAATACCGTGCGGATAACAGATTACTGTATTCACCGTCTAATGAGTTCATCTGGTGTAGCGGAACAGATACTAACCATGAGTGCGCTCGGCTACTCTGCTCCTGAACTTGCCTCGGCTTCCAAACCCGTTCCGACGCTCAAATCAGATGTCTACGCGTTTGGAGTGATTCTTATGGAGCTTTTGACTAGACGTAGCGCGGGTGACATAATCTCGGGTCAATCAGGAGCCGTTGATCTGACAGATTGGGTGAGGTTGTGTGATCAAGAAGGTAGGAGGATGGATTGCATAGACAGAGACATTGCAGGTGGGGAAGAGTTCTCAAAGGCAATGGATGATGCACTTGCTGTAGCAATCATGTGCATCGTCTCTGTGAATGAAAGGCCTAACATCAGACAAGTTCTTGATCAGCTTACCTCAATTTCTCCTtga
- the LOC108844503 gene encoding protein HEAT INTOLERANT 4 — MKKGGAKRKGASKATRKGAAAAAESQNDDEVIAESPEASTQEESQQPKEDVVDENGESAKGNQEDEEEEAKPDDSPSQQQQEDVKAEEVDGDKKKPGRPPRGGGKRKRAATKKEVDEKKLVPPKARVVKPQEEPEYFEDERNLEGLWKAAFPVGTEWDQLDALYEFNWDFKHLEEALEEEGGLLFGKKVFLFGCTEPQLVPFKGANKILHVPAVVAVESPFPPSDKIGITSVQREVEEIIPMKTMKMDWLPYIPLENRGRQVDRMNFQIFVLGCTRRRAALRHMKEDLVKKYEYCLPYFYQPFKEDELEQSTEVQIMFPSEPPVVCEFDWEFDELDEFVDKLIEEEALPAEQKDEFKEYVKVQVRAAKKANRESKDARRKAIEEMSEDTKQAFQSMKFYKFYPLPSTETPDVSGVKSPFINRYYGKADQVL; from the exons ATGAAGAAAGGAGGAGCGAAGAGAAAGGGAGCTTCAAAAGCGACTCGCAAaggtgctgctgctgctgcggaGAGTCAGAACGATGATGAGGTGATTGCTGAGTCTCCCGAGGCGTCCACGCAGGAGGAGAGTCAGCAGCCTAAGGAAGATGTCGTCGACGAGAACGGGGAATCTGCGAAGGGGAATCAGGAagacgaagaggaagaagctAAACCGGACGATTCTCCTTCTCAGCAGCAACAAGAGGACGTCAAGGCGGAGGAAGTCGATGGAGATAAGAAGAAACCTGGTCGTCCTCCTCGTGGTGGTGGTAAGCGAAAGAGGGCCGCCACGAAGAAGGAGGTTGATGAGAAGAAACTGGTTCCTCCGAAAGCGCGAGTGGTTAAACCACAGGAAGAGCCTGAGTACTTCGAGGACGAGCGTAATCTG gaGGGTCTGTGGAAGGCTGCATTTCCCGTGGGAACGGAG TGGGACCAGTTAGATGCACTTTATGAATTTAATTGGGATTTCAAGCATCTTGAA GAAGCATTGGAGGAGGAAGGTGGATTGCTCTTCGGGAAGAAAGTCTTTCTTTTCGGCTGTACAGAAC CCCAGTTAGTCCCCTTCAAAGGCGCAAACAAGATCCTCCATGTCCCAGCAGTTGTTGCT GTTGAATCGCCCTTTCCACCTTCTGATAAGATAGGAATCACGTCGGTTCAGAGGGAAGTGGAGGAAATCATTCCAATGAAGACAATGAAAATGGACTGGCTTCCTTACATTCCGCTTGAGAACAG AGGTAGACAAGTTGATAGGATGAACTTTCAAATATTTGTCTTGGGCTGTACGCGGAGGAG AGCTGCTCTCAGACATATGAAGGAAGATCTCGTTAAGAAGTACGAGTATTGCCTTCCTT ATTTCTATCAGCCGTTTAAGGAAGATGAACTCGAACAGAGTACTGAGGTCCAGATAATGTTTCCCTCTGAACCGCCG GTTGTATGCGAATTTGACTGGGAGTTTGACGAACTTGACGAATTTGTTGATAAGCTGATCGAAGAGGAAGCCTTACCTGCAGAACAGAAGGATGAGTTCAAA GAATATGTCAAAGTGCAAGTTCGAGCTGCAAAGAAAGCTAATCGAGAG TCCAAAGATGCTCGAAGGAAGGCAATAGAAGAAATGAGCGAAGATACTAAACAAGCCTTTCAAAGCATGAAGTTTTACAAATTCTACCCTCTGCCTTCAACAGAAACACCTGACGTCTCTGGCGTCAAG TCGCCGTTCATCAACCGATACTATGGAAAGGCTGATCAAGTCCTCTGA
- the LOC130510141 gene encoding uncharacterized protein LOC130510141 yields MYQESLQIYHMWRLAVQERDEAREHLKHSLAELSQLRELYDAVLLTEQQMITYYPEAIDVTTCHQKCNYDHFPGDYPSRFLSPSPSDPVSNLSVDSSPLDLSVPANQSRSVVAENMRDYETIVLETIGGTLPEYGKFLQAVSEAGSLVESLLVTGPVPKWRNPPVLLSGNNITGNWSYGGLEYGSRIQNRSFSGKMSNFSLMS; encoded by the coding sequence atgtatcaAGAAAGCCTGCAGATTTATCATATGTGGAGACTTGCCGTCCAAGAAAGAGACGAAGCAAGAGAACATCTCAAACATTCGCTTGCTGAACTTTCTCAACTAAGGGAACTCTATGACGCTGTACTGTTGACTGAACAGCAAATGATCACTTATTACCCCGAGGCCATTGATGTAACTACCTGTCATCAGAAGTGTAACTACGATCACTTCCCTGGTGATTATCCGTCGCGGTTCTTGTCTCCGTCGCCGTCGGATCCCGTCTCTAACCTAAGTGTTGATTCATCTCCGTTGGATCTCAGCGTCCCTGCAAATCAGAGCCGTTCTGTTGTTGCTGAGAATATGAGAGATTACGAAACCATTGTGCTGGAGACGATAGGAGGAACGTTGCCGGAATACGGTAAGTTTTTGCAAGCTGTCAGTGAAGCTGGATCGTTGGTTGAGTCATTGCTCGTAACCGGTCCGGTTCCGAAATGGAGAAATCCTCCGGTTCTATTGTCTGGTAATAATATCACAGGAAATTGGAGTTATGGTGGTTTGGAGTATGGTTCGCGGATCCAAAACCGGTCTTTCTCAGGCAAAATGTCAAATTTCAGTTTGATGTCTTAA
- the LOC130494245 gene encoding uncharacterized protein LOC130494245, producing MTIHFFFLVFMLRRASDEPRGHAAAIMNEVLLDADCKGVINGFVLQFCVLGNLCPETAEEAVAMVPSLKTKGRAHSDEAIEKMLSRSKDYKHISGCNIHLSSC from the exons ATGACGATACATTTCTTCTTCCTG GTGTTTATGTTAAGAAGAGCATCAGATGAACCTAGAGGCCATGCGGCGGCCATAATGAACGAGGTCTTACTCGATGCAGATTGCAAAGGAGTCATAAACGGTTTTGTGTTGCAG TTCTGTGTTCTTGGCAATCTCTGTCCTGAAACTGCTGAAGAAGCAGTGGCAATGGTTCCTTCTCTCAag ACAAAAGGAAGAGCTCATAGTGATGAAGCAATTGAGAAGATGCTCTCAAGATCTAAagattataaacatatttcaggGTGCAACATTCACCTTTCTAGCTGTTGA
- the LOC130509459 gene encoding 26S proteasome non-ATPase regulatory subunit 12 homolog A-like yields MANGGNLEASIDRLLNEEKQMRLAENVAGTRKAATEILQLCFEAKDWKLLNEQILNLSKKRGQLKQAVQSMVQQAMQYIDQTPDIETKIELIKTLNNVSAGKIYVEIERARLTRKLAKIKEDQGQIAEAADLMQEVAVETFGAMAKTEKIAFILEQVRLCLDRQDYVRAQILSRKINPRVFDADTKKDKKKPKEGENIVEEAPADIPTLLELKRIYYELMIRYYSHNNEYLEICRSYKAIYDIPSVKENPEQWIPVLRKICWFLVLAPYDPMQSSLLNATLEDKNLSEIPDFKILLKQVVTMEVIQWTALWNKYKDEFEKEKSLVGGSLGDKAGEDLKLRIIEHNILVVSKYYSRITLKRLAELLCLSIEEAEKHLSEMVVSKALIAKIDRPSGIVCFQIAKDSNEILNSWAVNLEKLLDLVEKSCHQIHKETMVHKAVLRS; encoded by the exons ATGGCGA ACGGCGGGAACCTAGAGGCGTCGATAGATCGGCTGCTGAACGAAGAGAAGCAGATGAGACTCGCGGAGAACGTCGCCGGTACGAGGAAAGCCGCTACAGAGATTCTCCAGCTCTGTTTCGAGGCCAAGGACTGGAAACTTCTCAACGAGCAGATTCTCAATCTCTCCAAGAAACGTGGTCAGCTCAAACAG GCTGTGCAATCCATGGTGCAGCAAGCGATGCAGTATATTGATCAGACTCCAGATATAGAAACTAAGATAGAGCTTATCAAGACGTTGAACAACGTATCTGCAGGGAAG ATTTACGTTGAAATTGAAAGGGCGCGTCTGACAAGGAAGCTTGCTAAGATTAAGGAAGACCAGGGACAGATCGCTGAGGCTGCTGATCTTATGCAAGAAGTTGCT GTGGAGACGTTTGGTGCCATGGCAAAAACTGAGAAAATTGCATTTATCCTTGAACAA GTCCGCTTGTGCTTGGATCGTCAAGACTATGTCCGTGCACAAATCTTGTCTAGGAAGATCAACCCTAGAGTGTTTGACGCGGATACAAAGAAAGATAAGAAGAAACCTAAGGAAGGTGAGAATATTGTAGAGGAGGCTCCTGCTGACATACCGACCTTGTTGGAGCTCAAGAGAATTTACTATGAGCTCATGATTCG GTATTATTCTCATAACAACGAGTACCTCGAAATCTGCCGTAGCTACAAGGCAATATATGACATCCCTTCTGTGAAAGAAAATCCAGAGCAATGGATTCCA gtCCTGAGGAAGATCTGCTGGTTCTTGGTCTTGGCACCTTATGATCCAATGCAATCAAGCTTACTCAATGCAACGTTGGAAGACAAGAATTTATCAGAAATTCCTGATTTCAA GATACTTCTGAAACAGGTAGTGACAATGGAGGTTATTCAGTGGACAGCACTCTGGAACAAATACAAGGATgagtttgagaaagaaaaaagccTGGTCGGAGGTTCGTTGGGTGACAAAGCTGGTGAAGATCTGAAGCTGAGAATCATTGAACAT AATATTCTCGTTGTCTCAAAGTACTACTCAAGGATAACCTTAAAGAGACTTGCAGAGCTTTTATGCTTAAGCATCGAG GAGGCGGAGAAGCATCTCTCGGAGATGGTAGTGTCGAAAGCACTGATTGCGAAAATAGACAGACCATCAGGAATCGTGTGCTTCCAGATCGCAAAGGACAGCAACGAGATACTCAACTCGTGGGCGGTGAATTTGGAGAAGCTCTTAGATCTTGTTGAAAAGAGTTGCCACCAAATTCACAAGGAAACCATGGTCCACAAAGCCGTACTAAGATCTTGA